One window of the Trifolium pratense cultivar HEN17-A07 linkage group LG2, ARS_RC_1.1, whole genome shotgun sequence genome contains the following:
- the LOC123910915 gene encoding protein ABA DEFICIENT 4, chloroplastic has protein sequence MAFSSYFCHSPLLALKINHFRNNGAAELELCNKLIVRSRVNLIRDWSFIRGSRLVLKQKVMRLTHKKATPIYASLLSGSQLASSAFTIGTTAVLPFYTLMVLAPNSELTKKSMQSNVPYAILGILYAFLLYLSWTPETVELIFASKYLLPELASIGKMFSNEMTLASAWIHLLVIDLFAARQVFQDGKENQIETRHSVSLCLFFCPIGIFSHIITKALTKTTKENKHDL, from the exons ATGGCTTTCTCTTCTTACTTTTGCCATTCTCCATTACTAGCATTGAAG ATTAATCACTTCAGAAACAATGGTGCTGCTGAGCTTGAGCTTTGTAACAAACTCATTGTGAGAAGCAGAGTCAACTTAATCAGAGATTGGAGTTTCATAAGAGGATCAAGACTTGTTTTGAAACAAAAAGTTATGAGATTAACTCATAAAAAAGCCACTCCAATATATGCTTCAT TGTTATCTGGATCACAACTTGCTAGCAGTGCCTTTACAATAGGAACAACAGCAGTGCTCCCATTTTACACACTTATGGTTCTAGCTCCAAATTCTGAGCTA ACAAAAAAATCTATGCAAAGTAATGTGCCATATGCAATACTTGGGATTttatatgcatttttattgTACCTTTCATGGACTCCTGAGACAGTTGAACtgatttttgcaagtaaatacTTATTACCAGAG CTAGCTAGTATAGGAAAAATGTTCTCTAATGAGATGACTTTAGCTTCTGCTTGGATTCACTTACTGGTTATTGATCTCTTTGCTGCAAG GCAGGTATTTCAAGATGGAAAAGAGAATCAGATTGAAACTAGGCATTCAGTTTCTCTTTGCTTGTTCTTTTGCCCTATTGGGATTTTTTCTCATATCATAACCAAAGCATTAACcaaaacaaccaaagaaaacaaacaTGACTTATAG
- the LOC123910914 gene encoding uncharacterized protein LOC123910914 yields MMSPNHLSDDRGSPPHHFRHTPLQIIHVVANFLRIWSIYSMFRYLSQTGASVVLFLFACLAPAAVLFLILQKPWKGRPLSNAQVVPSIINGFITALYLVLWGKGLKSCGPVRAILGEYSGAVLGVLSGVLYGRRSNLWKKIGGLFAMCASFYLLSEGWATASYSPFAWEDRDETEAHTEQSLGLKQMLIPIIAGILSALRRVIARRVSIKNQLKRRLHALTIGSATCFMFPIAMWDVIIGAPSENNGKLPFSAWAFLSTILFGNIVIFYADSIAEERLHMVFSSPRHLMAASACIIVMEIAYKNDFSLAGFVICSLILGFGIYEATSLEHNRKDSIRNSDLSSGEFDSPVQMSSLPT; encoded by the exons ACATACACCGTTGCAGATAATTCATGTTGTTGCGAATTTCTTGAGGATATGGTCAATATACTCCATGTTCCGCTACTTATCACAGACCGGAGCTTCagttgttctttttctttttgcttgTCTAGCTCCTGCAGCTGTCCTATTTTTGATTTTGCAAAAGCCTTGGAAGGGAAGGCCACTTTCTAATGCACAG gTTGTGCCTTCTATAATAAACGGTTTTATAACAGCACTGTATCTTGTCTTGTGGGGAAAGGGACTAAAATCATGCGGACCAGTTAG AGCGATATTGGGTGAGTATTCTGGTGCTGTCCTTGGAGTACTGTCTGGAGTGTTGTATGGGAGGAGAAGTAATCTGTGGAAAAAG ATAGGTGGCCTATTTGCCATGTGCGCATCATTTTACCTGCTATCTGAAGGATGGGCCACAGCGTCATATTCTCCGTTTG CATGGGAAGATAGAGATGAAACTGAGGCTCATACAGAACAAAGTTTGGGCTTGAAGCAAATGTTGATTCCTATTATTGCTGGTATCCTATCTGCCCTTAGAAGAGTAATTGCAAGGCGCGTTTCAATCAAG AATCAACTTAAAAGGCGACTCCATGCTTTAACCATTGGTTCTGCGACGTGTTTCATGTTTCCTATTGCCATGTGGGACGTAATCATA GGAGCACCTTCCGAAAACAATGGGAAATTACCGTTCTCGGCTTGGGCCTTCTTGAGCACTATTCTCTTTGGAAATATTGTGATATTCTATGCTGACAGTATTGCAGAGGAGAG ATTGCACATGGTTTTCTCCTCACCGAGGCATCTGATGGCGGCTAGTGCATGCATCATCGTCATGGAGATTGCGTACAAGAATGATTTTTCTCTTGCAGGCTTCGTGATTTGCAGCTTAATATTAGGTTTTG GGATATATGAAGCAACATCATTGGAGCACAATAGAAAAGATTCTATCCGAAACTCAGATTTATCGAGTGGAGAATTCGATAGTCCAGTCCAGATGTCATCACTACCTACTTAA